A genomic region of Nymphaea colorata isolate Beijing-Zhang1983 chromosome 2, ASM883128v2, whole genome shotgun sequence contains the following coding sequences:
- the LOC116247618 gene encoding ornithine transcarbamylase, chloroplastic-like, which yields MGQKDEAAYRKQQFQGFQVDEALMKLAGPKAYFMHCLPAERGTEVTDAVIESSRSIVFPQAENRLHAQNAVMLHALGL from the exons ATGGGACAAAAGGATGAGGCTGCATACCGCAAGCAACAGTTCCAAGGTTTTCAG GTGGACGAAGCACTGATGAAATTGGCAGGACCTAAGGCATACTTCATGCATTGTCTACCAGCTGAACGGGGCACTGAAGTCACAGATGCCGTGATTGAATCATCCCGCTCTATTGTCTTTCCTCAAGCTGAGAATCGCTTGCATGCACAGAATGCTGTAATGCTGCACGCTTTGGGATTATGA